In Streptomyces sp. SLBN-118, the following are encoded in one genomic region:
- a CDS encoding pirin family protein: MPAVTVENPLTLPRVAAPADALSRPVLAVTTAPTGFEGEGFPVRRAFAGINYQYLDPFIMMDQMGEVDYAPGEPKGTPWHPHRGFETVTYLIDGTFVHQDSNGGGGTIRNGDTQWMTAGSGLLHIEAPPESLVMSGGLFHGLQLWVNLPASDKMMDPRYQDIRGGEVQLLTSPDGGALLRVIAGELNGHLGPGITHTPITMIHATLRPGAQIDLPWRKDFNGLAYVLAGRGAVGTERRPVRMGQTAVFGEGDSLTVWADDTQNGSHTGDLEVVLLGGRPIREPMAHYGPFVMNSQAELRQAIEDFQAGRLGTIPAVHGLGEPGVGETQADGSGAEG; the protein is encoded by the coding sequence ATGCCTGCAGTGACTGTCGAGAACCCGCTCACCCTGCCGCGCGTAGCCGCGCCCGCCGACGCTCTGTCGCGCCCCGTGCTCGCCGTGACCACGGCGCCCACCGGGTTCGAGGGAGAGGGCTTCCCGGTGCGGCGTGCGTTCGCGGGGATCAACTACCAGTACCTCGACCCGTTCATCATGATGGACCAGATGGGTGAGGTGGACTATGCGCCGGGCGAGCCCAAGGGAACGCCCTGGCACCCGCACCGCGGCTTCGAGACCGTCACGTACCTGATTGACGGAACGTTCGTCCACCAGGACAGCAACGGCGGCGGCGGAACCATCCGCAACGGCGACACCCAGTGGATGACGGCGGGCTCCGGCCTGCTGCACATCGAGGCGCCGCCGGAGTCGCTGGTCATGTCGGGCGGCCTCTTCCACGGGCTCCAGCTGTGGGTGAACCTCCCGGCGAGCGACAAGATGATGGACCCCCGCTACCAGGACATCCGCGGGGGTGAGGTGCAGCTGCTGACCTCGCCGGACGGCGGTGCGCTGCTGAGGGTCATCGCCGGTGAGCTGAACGGTCACCTGGGCCCGGGCATCACCCACACTCCGATCACGATGATCCACGCGACTCTGCGGCCCGGCGCGCAGATCGACCTGCCGTGGCGCAAGGACTTCAACGGCCTCGCGTACGTCCTGGCCGGGCGCGGCGCGGTCGGTACCGAGCGGCGGCCGGTACGGATGGGGCAGACGGCGGTGTTCGGCGAGGGCGACTCGCTCACGGTGTGGGCGGACGACACCCAGAACGGCTCGCACACCGGCGACCTGGAGGTCGTACTGCTCGGCGGGCGCCCGATCCGGGAGCCGATGGCGCACTACGGTCCGTTCGTCATGAACAGCCAGGCGGAGCTGAGGCAGGCGATCGAGGACTTCCAGGCCGGACGCCTCGGCACGATCCCCGCCGTGCACGGCCTGGGAGAGCCGGGCGTGGGAGAGACCCAGGCTGACGGGTCCGGG
- a CDS encoding SseB family protein yields the protein MYGYDQTPGAQQQYVPQQPSYGEQPLYPEPSPPSLADAVRAFTTASLSAEDFQQIFATSKVYCPRGDNPGFLALHNTQQPVIPMFTSLKELRRYAGKESKYFVITGAEVIDLLPTGYGFVLDMEGDHRMVFDAKAVEQMVDFAMRRMYG from the coding sequence ATGTACGGCTACGACCAGACCCCGGGCGCCCAGCAGCAGTACGTGCCGCAGCAGCCCTCCTACGGGGAGCAGCCGCTCTACCCCGAGCCGTCGCCCCCCTCGCTCGCCGACGCGGTGCGGGCCTTCACCACGGCGTCGCTGTCCGCGGAGGACTTTCAGCAGATCTTCGCGACCTCGAAGGTGTACTGCCCGCGCGGTGACAATCCCGGGTTCCTGGCGCTCCACAACACCCAGCAGCCGGTCATCCCGATGTTCACCTCGCTGAAGGAACTGCGCCGGTACGCGGGCAAGGAGTCCAAGTACTTCGTGATCACGGGCGCCGAGGTGATCGACCTGCTGCCGACCGGGTACGGCTTCGTCCTGGACATGGAGGGCGATCACCGCATGGTCTTCGACGCGAAGGCCGTGGAGCAGATGGTCGACTTCGCGATGCGGCGGATGTATGGCTGA